Proteins encoded together in one uncultured Desulfosarcina sp. window:
- a CDS encoding (Fe-S)-binding protein yields the protein MLLKTFRLEIVNNHCMPGAMSVNGIARLDQDVGCALPYLNAVLGAIEYIKDPPAATFRTQGRLISVRSDRITVNAVQDREQAEKIIEWIRREINDAWQNRETITPRYKGLDRPRVVEILKHLPRTNCRECRQPTCMVFALRLAEGAKGSDDCPYLDGESKAALDEYLSGFDLDA from the coding sequence ATGCTGCTCAAGACCTTTCGTCTGGAAATCGTCAACAATCACTGCATGCCCGGCGCCATGAGCGTCAACGGCATTGCCCGGCTGGATCAGGACGTGGGCTGTGCCCTGCCGTACTTGAATGCGGTGCTGGGCGCCATCGAATATATAAAAGATCCACCCGCCGCTACATTTCGCACCCAAGGGCGCCTGATTTCGGTGCGGTCCGATCGGATCACGGTCAACGCGGTGCAGGACCGAGAGCAGGCCGAAAAAATAATCGAATGGATCCGCCGGGAAATCAACGACGCCTGGCAAAACCGGGAAACGATCACGCCTCGCTATAAAGGCCTTGATCGCCCTCGGGTGGTGGAAATTTTAAAACATCTGCCCCGCACCAACTGCCGCGAATGCCGCCAACCGACCTGCATGGTATTTGCCCTCAGGCTGGCCGAGGGCGCCAAAGGCTCGGATGACTGCCCGTACCTTGACGGGGAATCCAAGGCGGCCCTGGATGAATACTTAAGCGGTTTCGATCTCGACGCTTAG
- a CDS encoding class I SAM-dependent methyltransferase, which translates to MPKRIPHTDFEVITGTKTTRDYLAMQKKLGKFYFKGFFSKLDKLDKGKRFLEVGPGPGYQSALVAEKYRPDEIIGLEYSEDMIRVAESYVQENKLGEVVKFKNGPVEDRERIAGLGKFDFVYSTFSLHHWTDPVAGIKNLYDALNPGGTFFIYDFFRGGLFYYLKIKRGIWESIRAAYTPDEIKQMMAGLGIDTYRIDMKYPYMAITIQK; encoded by the coding sequence TTATCTTGCCATGCAAAAGAAGCTGGGCAAATTTTACTTCAAGGGCTTTTTTTCGAAGCTGGATAAACTCGACAAGGGCAAACGTTTTTTGGAGGTCGGCCCCGGACCTGGCTATCAAAGCGCTCTGGTCGCGGAAAAATACCGGCCTGATGAAATCATTGGCCTTGAATATTCAGAGGACATGATACGCGTTGCCGAGAGCTATGTTCAGGAGAATAAGCTGGGCGAAGTGGTGAAATTTAAAAATGGCCCGGTCGAGGATCGGGAACGCATAGCAGGGTTGGGAAAATTCGATTTCGTCTACTCGACATTTTCCCTGCATCACTGGACGGATCCTGTCGCGGGTATCAAAAACCTTTATGACGCTTTGAACCCAGGCGGAACCTTTTTTATTTACGACTTTTTCAGAGGCGGTTTGTTCTATTACCTGAAGATCAAAAGAGGTATCTGGGAGTCCATAAGGGCCGCGTATACCCCTGATGAAATCAAACAAATGATGGCCGGTCTTGGAATCGATACCTACCGTATTGATATGAAATATCCGTATATGGCGATAACCATCCAAAAATAA